ATTATAATTTTGATACCATGTTGTGAAACTAAACGACGACATTTTGCTCTTAAATCGAAAATAGAAAGTGACGGCGTATCATCAATAAACAAAGGCGCTTTTTCTAAGTTTTTTACTTTGGTACTTAACATTTCCCATTCGTGAGGTTCTAATTTACCTGTACGTAATTTCTCTGACGACAATCCTGTTTCAGACGAAATAAGCCTCGTGATTAACTGAACCGAAGCCATCTCCAGAGAGAACAAAGCTACTCCGTGTCCATATTGAATAGCGATATTTCTCGCCATCGAAAGTACGAATGCTGTTTTTCCCATCGCAGGTCTCGCTGCGATAATAATTAAATCGCTGGGCTGCCATCCTGAAGTCAGTTTATCAAGATTATGAAAACCAGTTTCAACACCACTTAAACCTTCTTGTTTGGCAATTTCTTCAATCTTCTTTTTTGCCTGAAGTACTAAACTCTGAGCAGTTTCAGAACTACGTTTAATATTTCCTTGTGTTACTTCGTATAATTTTGATTCGGCCTGATCCAGCAAATCAAATACATCTGCAGTTTCATCATAAGATGCTTCGATAATTTCAGACGAAATTCGAATCAAACTTCTTTGAATGAATTTCTGAAGAATGATACGAGAGTGAAATTCGATATGCGCCGAAGACGCGATTTTTTGAGTAAGCTGAATTAAATAAAAATCTCCACCGGCCAATTCCAGTTTTCCATTTTTCTTCAATTGGGTCGAAACAGTCAGCAAGTCAATTGGCTGTGTTTCGGTAAAAAGCTGAACGATTGCTTCAAAAATAAATTTATGTGAATCTTTATAAAAAGCATCGGCCTGTAAAATATCAATTACATCATCTACCCCTTTTTTATCAATCATCATCGCACCAAGAACTGCCTCCTCTAATTCAAGTACTTGCGGCGGTAACTTTCCTTTTTCTAAGCTGATAATTGTGGTTTTATCTACCTTTACAGGGTTTACATTTTTGAAATTTTCCATATAGCGAAAGTAACAAAATTTAAAAAAAAATTGCTATCGAGTTATAACTATTAATTGTTTATAAATAAGTGTTTTTTGTTCATAACCAAAAAAAAATCCGAAACTGTAAGGCTTCGGATTTTAATCAATCTTGTAAGAATTTACTCTTTATACTCGCCCATATTACTGTATTTGTCCATTCTTTGGGCAATTAAGTCGGCTGTTGATAAGTCTTTCAATTCATTATATCCTTTGGTAATGTATTCGGCAACTGTTTTAAAGGTAGTTTCGCGATCATAGTGCGCTCCTCCTAGTGGTTCCGGAATAACATCATCAACTAATTTTTGTTTTTTCATATCAGATGAAGTCAATTTCAAAGCATCGGCAGCACGTTCTTTATACTCCCAGCTTTTCCATAAAATTGAAGAACAAGATTCTGGAGAAATTACAGAATACCAAGTATTCTCTAACATATAAACTTTATCTCCAACACCTATTCCTAAAGCTCCACCAGAAGCACCTTCTCCAACAATAATTGTGATAATTGGCACTTGTAAACGAACCATTTCAAAAATGTTTCTTGCGATAGCCTCTCCTTGTCCTCTTTCTTCGGCCTCAAGTCCTGGATATGCACCCGGAGTATCTACCAAAGTCAAAACCGGAATACCAAATTTCTCTGCCATTTTCATCAAACGCAAAGCTTTACGGTATCCTTCAGGATTTGCCATACCAAAGTTACGGTACTGACGTGTTTTTGTATTAAAACCTTTTTGCTGACCAACGATCATAAACGATTGTCCGTTTACTTTTCCTAGTCCACCAACCATAGCTTTATCATCTTTAAAATTTCTGTCTCCGTGAAGTTCTAAAAATGTATCACCGCAAATTGCTCTGATATAATCTAAAGTATAAGGTCTATTTGGATGTCTTGACAATTGAACACGTTGCCAAGCCGTAAGGTTTTTGTATATTTCTTTCTTAGTTTCTACTAATTTCTTGTTGATTTCCTTGCAGGTTGGTGTTACATCAACATCAGATTCTTTTCCAATAATAACACACTTTTCTAACTGTTCTTCAAGTTCTTTGATTGGAAGCTCAAAATCTAAATATTCCATGGATTTTTGAATTTTGTTTGTAAATCGAACCGCAAATATAAAAATATTATATCATTGGCACAGTTAATTGTTAGTAAAGTATCAAATTGTGATTTAAAAATAAGTAAACTATTACAGTTCTTTCTTATTTTTATAATGTTTAAAAACGCCATTTAAGATAACTGTAATTACAATTATAATGGCTCCAATATAAAATTCCGTACTCATTTTTTCTTTTCCTCCAAGAATAAAATAAGCCAGAATAATTCCGTAAACAGGCTCTAAATTAGTCGTTAACATCACCGTATAAGGTGTTAGTTTCTGCATCACTTTTACCGAAGCAGTAAATGCATAAGCTGTACAAACAGATGCAAGAACGAGTAATAGAATCCAGTTATCTAATGACATTGTAAAAAAGTCGGCAGTAAATTTTCCCTGAACTAAAAAATAAACAGAAATAAAGAAAACTCCTGCACCAAATTCATAAAATGTAATAACAGACGGTTCATGATCTGAGATTAATTTACCATTCATCAAGGTAAATAAAACACCAAGAATAATGGCTGCCAATGCATAATAAACACCTGTAAGATATTTAATTTCAACTTGCAAGATCAAAGCAAGTCCGGCAATTATAATTAATCCAAAGAAAACTTCATAAAACAATATTTTTCTTCCGTAAAAAAGCGGTTCTAATAAAGAGGCAAAAAATGCTCCCAAAGAAAATATCGAAAGCGTAATTGAAACATTAGAAACATGAATTGCTTTAAAAAAGAATATCCAATGCAGAGCAATCAGTAAACCAACAAAAATCAGTTTAAAGAGTTCTTTTATCGGAACTTGAAAAGATTGTTTTTTATAGACAATAAATGCTCCTAAAAAAATCATTGCAAGAAGCATTCTGAACCAAACCAAATTTTCAGCATCAATTGTAATTAAAGCGCCTAAAATGGCTGTAAAACCCCAGATAAAAACAATTAAATGTAGATTTAAATAACTTTTTAAATTATCGTTTCGCATTGCGTAATAAGTAAACCGCCAGAATTCCAAAAACTATATTTGGGAACCAAACGGCTAATAAAGGTGAGAATGTAGATTTTTCGGCAAGAGTACCGAATATTTTATCAAAGAATACGAAAGAAAACGCAATTGCAATTCCAATAGCCAAATTCGTTCCCATACCACCACGGCGTTTCATTGACGAAACTGCCACCGCAATAATAGTCAAAATAAAAGCGGAAACCGGAACACTATATTTCTTATAAAGTACAACTAAATAAGTATTAATATTTCCGGAACCTCTTTTCCTTTCTTTTTCAATAAAGTCAATTAATTTTCCAAGCGGAAGTGTTTCTGCAATATAAACTACCGGAGTTAAATCTGCCAGTTCAAATTTAAAAGCTACCTTTTTTTCCGGTACCTTTTCAATTACATCATTCAAATCCCCTAACGTTCTTTTTGTATAATCGTATAGAATATATGTTTTAGCTTTCGGATCCCATTTAATACGACTTGCCGTAATTTTATACGTCAATTTATCCTTTTCAAAATGCTCTAATGAAAAATTAAAAGCCGTTTTAGACTCTTCATTAAAACTATTTACAAAAATAAAATCATTATCATTAATTTGTCTGTACACATTAGTATTATTCCCCATCATCTCTGCTTTTCCTCCACCTTTTAGATACGTATATCTAAAATTATTAAAGCCTTCGCTGGCAGCAGGAACAATAAAAAATCCCATCAAAAGCACAAAAACTGATACTATAGAAGCACCAATAATGTATGGTCTTAAGAAACGTGTAAAAGAAATTCCAGAACTCAAAATTGCAATAATCTCAGTATTATTTGCCAGTTTTGAGGTAAACCAAATTACTGATAAAAACAGAAAAATCGGAAATAATGAATTCGCAAAATAAATTGTAAAGTTGTAATAATAGATTGCGATTTCAGTAAACGGAATCTTATTTTCCAGCATTTTATTAACCTTCTCAGAGACATCAATTACAATTCCAATTGGAATAAATAATAATATCATTACCGAAAAAGTCG
This genomic window from Flavobacterium sp. 9 contains:
- the dnaB gene encoding replicative DNA helicase, with translation MENFKNVNPVKVDKTTIISLEKGKLPPQVLELEEAVLGAMMIDKKGVDDVIDILQADAFYKDSHKFIFEAIVQLFTETQPIDLLTVSTQLKKNGKLELAGGDFYLIQLTQKIASSAHIEFHSRIILQKFIQRSLIRISSEIIEASYDETADVFDLLDQAESKLYEVTQGNIKRSSETAQSLVLQAKKKIEEIAKQEGLSGVETGFHNLDKLTSGWQPSDLIIIAARPAMGKTAFVLSMARNIAIQYGHGVALFSLEMASVQLITRLISSETGLSSEKLRTGKLEPHEWEMLSTKVKNLEKAPLFIDDTPSLSIFDLRAKCRRLVSQHGIKIIIIDYLQLMTAGGNNKGGGNREQEISTISRNLKALAKELNVPVIALSQLSRAVETRGSSKRPLLSDLRESGAIEQDADIVSFLYRPEYYKIEEWDDDEASPTTGQAEIMIAKHRNGGIENIRLKFIGHLGKFDNLDDFSGSYDDLPSKMNHDDNPFITKNLPSANEAFGSNLNDDDDDSDVPF
- a CDS encoding acetyl-CoA carboxylase carboxyltransferase subunit alpha, producing the protein MEYLDFELPIKELEEQLEKCVIIGKESDVDVTPTCKEINKKLVETKKEIYKNLTAWQRVQLSRHPNRPYTLDYIRAICGDTFLELHGDRNFKDDKAMVGGLGKVNGQSFMIVGQQKGFNTKTRQYRNFGMANPEGYRKALRLMKMAEKFGIPVLTLVDTPGAYPGLEAEERGQGEAIARNIFEMVRLQVPIITIIVGEGASGGALGIGVGDKVYMLENTWYSVISPESCSSILWKSWEYKERAADALKLTSSDMKKQKLVDDVIPEPLGGAHYDRETTFKTVAEYITKGYNELKDLSTADLIAQRMDKYSNMGEYKE
- a CDS encoding DMT family transporter — translated: MRNDNLKSYLNLHLIVFIWGFTAILGALITIDAENLVWFRMLLAMIFLGAFIVYKKQSFQVPIKELFKLIFVGLLIALHWIFFFKAIHVSNVSITLSIFSLGAFFASLLEPLFYGRKILFYEVFFGLIIIAGLALILQVEIKYLTGVYYALAAIILGVLFTLMNGKLISDHEPSVITFYEFGAGVFFISVYFLVQGKFTADFFTMSLDNWILLLVLASVCTAYAFTASVKVMQKLTPYTVMLTTNLEPVYGIILAYFILGGKEKMSTEFYIGAIIIVITVILNGVFKHYKNKKEL
- a CDS encoding LptF/LptG family permease → MLTIIDKYILKRYLATFSVMILLFIPIGIVIDVSEKVNKMLENKIPFTEIAIYYYNFTIYFANSLFPIFLFLSVIWFTSKLANNTEIIAILSSGISFTRFLRPYIIGASIVSVFVLLMGFFIVPAASEGFNNFRYTYLKGGGKAEMMGNNTNVYRQINDNDFIFVNSFNEESKTAFNFSLEHFEKDKLTYKITASRIKWDPKAKTYILYDYTKRTLGDLNDVIEKVPEKKVAFKFELADLTPVVYIAETLPLGKLIDFIEKERKRGSGNINTYLVVLYKKYSVPVSAFILTIIAVAVSSMKRRGGMGTNLAIGIAIAFSFVFFDKIFGTLAEKSTFSPLLAVWFPNIVFGILAVYLLRNAKR